TTGTATGTATTTTTACTCCAATTCTGAATCGTTGCATATTTTACCCTGGCGCCTTTTTTTACGTATATTTCTACCATACCTGCATGAAGGTTTGTTATTTCATAATAAGGTGCAGAACAGCCTTCTATGAATGCCACCTCACTACCTTCATCGGCAACAATTATCGTATGCTCCATTTGACCCATTCCCGGGTTATTCATCCTAAAATAGGCTTGAAGTGGCAAGGGTACTTTTACACCTTTTGGAATGTATAAAAATGTACCTCCACTCCACACAGCACCATGTAAAGCGGCATACTTATGGTTTGTAGGGGCAACTGCCTTCATGAAATATTCTTTAACCAGATCCGGATATTCTTTGACGGCACTTTCCATATTTAAAAATATAACTCCCAAATTTTCAAGCTCTTTTTTTATATTTTGATAAACGATTTCCGAGTCGTACTGCGCTCCAACACCAGCTAAAGCTTTTTTTTCTGCCTCTGGTATTCCTAATTTATCGAAAGTATCCCTTATCTCGGCAGGAACATCATCCCACGATGTAGACTTTTTCGCCTTTGGCCTAATGTATGCAACTATTTTACTTACATCTAAGTCAGAAACATCAACCCCGAATCGGGGATCTCTCCATGTGTCAAATATATGTAAAGATTTTAAACGTAAGTCTCTCATCCAGGCAGGCTCTTCTTTCTGTTCAGATATTTCCTGAACTACCTTCTCGTTTAAACCTGGAATAGTTTTGTAGGCATACGTTTCTGGATTTCTAAAATCGAATTTGCTCTGGTCTACCAACAAATCTTCTATGTTAACATTTTCATTTTTTGCCATAATTTCACTCCTCAGAAATAGTTATTCCCATTTCTTGCTCCAACGTTGAGTAACCGCTTTCCTCTATCTCTTTAGCTAATTCTTCTGATCCAGTTTTAACTATCTTCCCATCGATATATATGTGCACGAAATCTGGAATAACAAAATTCAAGATTCTTTGATAGTGGGTAATCAGCAATATGCCCATATCTTCAGTTTTTACTCTGTTGATGTTTTCTGCAACTATCCTCAAGGCATCAATATCTAAACCAGAATCTATCTCATCCAATATACTCAATTTTGGTTTGAGAAAACCCATTTGAAG
The DNA window shown above is from Petrotoga mexicana DSM 14811 and carries:
- the sufB gene encoding Fe-S cluster assembly protein SufB, coding for MAKNENVNIEDLLVDQSKFDFRNPETYAYKTIPGLNEKVVQEISEQKEEPAWMRDLRLKSLHIFDTWRDPRFGVDVSDLDVSKIVAYIRPKAKKSTSWDDVPAEIRDTFDKLGIPEAEKKALAGVGAQYDSEIVYQNIKKELENLGVIFLNMESAVKEYPDLVKEYFMKAVAPTNHKYAALHGAVWSGGTFLYIPKGVKVPLPLQAYFRMNNPGMGQMEHTIIVADEGSEVAFIEGCSAPYYEITNLHAGMVEIYVKKGARVKYATIQNWSKNTYNLNTKRAIVDEDGIMEWVSGSLGSHKTMIYPSSILKGKGAKTETKAITYAGPNQHMDSGSKVFMFAPYTSANVDARSISIGGGWAFYRGWLKIGENAKGAKASVSCQALMLDNESKSDTVPLIEVYTDEADVGHEARIGRIKEEQIYYLMSRGLSEAEAKAMVVRGFVEPFAKELPLEYAIELNRLINLEVESSIG